The Antechinus flavipes isolate AdamAnt ecotype Samford, QLD, Australia chromosome 4, AdamAnt_v2, whole genome shotgun sequence genomic interval ATGTCAGGATAATGAAAGAAATGGCAGATGTGATTGTTGAACCATTATAATTGATCTTTAAAAGCATACATAGAACCTATCAGCATACTCATCTAGTGTTCACTAAATTGCAGAATACCAGCCACTAGAgtattcaacaaaaactgctaggaaaattagaagataatctggaataaATTAGGCTTAGACTAACTTCTAATACTATCTACtacaataaattccaaatggacACCTGACctagatagaaaataaatgtgaaaaggcAAGGATATACTTTTAATTCACAAATGAGGAGAGTGAGAAGAGTTTTGATCAAACAATAGACTGTAGTGATCCTAACAGATACagaaataaactggggaaaataactGCAGTAAATGTTTCCAATAAAGGTCTGTTATCTGAGTTATTTAGGGAATTGATACAAACATATAAGAACAAGAACGATGCCCTAACAATTTCCcaatgatcaaaggatgtgaacatgAAAGtctcaaaaaaggaaatgcaagATATCAACAGCTGtctaaaaatgctccaaatcactaataagagaaataaaaattaaaatatgtctgAAACACTACCTTGCATTCATCAAACTGGAAAAGATGACACCCCCCAAAagaaaatgttggaggggctgtagGAAAATAGaaacaccaatgcattgttggtggaactgcaaattgttccaaccattctggtttgggattggttgagtaaattatggtagttgagtgtaatgaaatattgttgcttcataagaaataatgaatggttAAGATTCAGTGAAGAATTGTATATATTGATACAGGATggagtaaacagaaccagaacaatttatataattactATAATATTGTAAGAAAAACAGCTTTTAAAGAAAATCCAGAAGTTTGATGAAGCATGTTACTCATTTTAACAGAGAATTATAGAATCAGACCTAGATTTTCATATgtgaccaatgtggaaatttcTTTTACATTGATACACATTTGCATATTTGTATCCATGGAAACACACATATACTCTATACCCCTTTGCTCTCTCAGCTGAGGTCCATGTCTCACattttcttggagaaaaaaagCCATTCATCACAAAGttgctctttttccctcttcatttcatAATCTGACATCTTCCTTTATTATACTCCGATGAAAAGAAGTGACCCTTCTCCTCACCAAGGCCAAACCTTCTCTATGTACTCTTGATTCCATTCCTTACCATCTTCTGTAGCAGATTATCCCTACCATCCCCACTCTTATACTGTTAATCTTTCCTTATATAAATTTACTTCTCTACTATCTACAAACATGCCAAGCTTCTCCATCATTATCCAAAAATCATTACTAAAACTTGCCATCCTTATTAAATACTATTTGTACCATATTTCTCTGGTTTTCATGGTATTTTTCATtggtggtctttttttttctgcattttatcaTCTTCATCTGCTCTCATAGCTTCAATTCTTGTTTTGTAGATGATTACAAGATCCATTCTTGGTCTCTTTCCTGAGCTTACATCCCACATAATAAAACTTTATTCACTTTGCTTCTAAGTAAATGTTGCCTGGGCATCCATGTCAACCACAGCATATCCAAATGTAAATTCATTGTCTTCTCCACCATTCTTGAatttcttctgaatttccttaaTGGTATTTTGAGAAAACCATCATTATTCTGATCACCTAGTTTTATAATCTTcatgtcatccttgactccttacTTTCACTTGTACTACATATCCAGTTACCTAACATTTGCAAAAtcgtcatttctttctccataactTCCCCCCCTCATTTATCTCTCCCtttatctccctcctttcttcctctccttctccctccttcttttcttcctcctcctctcttccatcCCAgtaccatatatacatatgttttgtctccccaattaaaatgtaagctcttttaggtcatgaattatttcatttttttccttttatctcggACACTTAGCACTGTTCCTTTCATGAAATAAGAactacataaatgcttgttgagggATTGATTCTGTCACATTAGCATGTCACAGATTGATTATCCATTTTCCAGTCTGGACATCTACTTTGTCTCCAactctttgctactataaaaaaggctgctgtaaacattttctgatttttttttttttttttaaatcattgaccTACTTGACATGTACTTATACTCGACTCATAGTGAGACTTCAAGGTGAAAGAGTTACttagttattttctttgtattccaaattgctttctaggaCATCTAGGCCAATTCACAGTTCAACCAGTGATATATAAAGGTATCTGTTTTTGACCATCTGCTTTTGATTGGTAATTGGCAACTTTCTTTTAATTGTCCAGTTGATGGGAATAATGTTCAATTGATGGGAATAATGTTCAATGTCTCTGTTGTAGAATACAGAATTATAGTCAATTAAATAAGCATCATATTTTTCAGTATATGCAAATTAGGATACCAATTTGGCTTTTTGTGTTCTTGAATCTTCTACAGAAAAGTAACATGGAAACATTTGATTTTTGGAAGGATATTCTTGCAAGTATACACCATAATTATAAAACAACAGCTTTTAAAGGTGAGTTCCTTGAAACTCAGTTTTGATAATTAGAAGTTAGTTCTTGCATTGCTTTTCTCAATTAGATTGTcatcatttaaatattatatttagtggtgtttttattttaatcttttgtgaACTGAAGTATGTGTTGTcatattaagtgatttttttttttcagtttcactgAAATATTTTGAGTAACTGGCTACCTATGTACCCTAGTATGAAATCCTAGATTTTGGTATTCACTGACCAGAGCATCTGATTGATAATTCCTTTGCCTGTTGCCATGGGCATGTACATCTGGTTCAGTACACAGGCAGCCTCTGGGATGATACCTGCTCATGAGAAATCAGTCATtcttatttgagaaataaggttgGGTGACCCACAACAATGGCAATGATACTCAAAGGTGATGAATTAAATGTTAATCCAAATATTACTGTCTAAGTCAAGCATCTGCCAGCCCTTACCTATACCCATAGAATAACAGAGTCtacttttaaaaagttgcttcctttcatttttcctaatTCTGTGATTGCCTATCAGTAAAGAAAAAGACACAACCTGGGAACTATACTCTTACCACTTTCCTGAGTTTGAGTGTTCCACTTTTAGTTAACTCTCAGTCATGTATTATTTTTGAATATACTAGGCTGCTCTTGGGGAGTTGGGCTGATAGAAACTTTGGGGGGGATGGGAGTGGGAAAGCTTACTCTCTTTAGGTACAACTTCTCAGCAGTATTATGGCTGAGGACTTGatctttctttccttataattGATGCCAGTTTTAGATTGACCTAGTTGCTTTTATTTGTTATCCAGTCAAAATGCAGCATTGTGGTAACAAATGAGTGTCAATAAAGAAGCATGTCccaaatcaacttttaaaaatgtccaCCATTTTATTGGTTTACATTCTGTtaactttgaaaaacaaaaagcaatgaaACAACAGATTAAGATAGCAAGTGTGCTGGTAGATGAATTTGACCTAAAAATCCATTCTCATGATTTTGTTGCAGTATAATTAAAGAGTAGGTAAAAACATTTGTGCTTTCAAAAGATTCAGACTTGTCATGGGATTTTTGAAacagcaatatataaatataacagcATAAATAATCTCTGTTTAGACTGTTGAAGACTTTTATGCTAGTTATAATTTCACTGAAATTCATGGAAATGGAATACATGCAGTAGACTAATGTATTGTAAATACTTAagaaatttcatttgtaaaacagtatccaatgaacaaaacatttcACATAATAAAGCAAGAAACCTAGTCATAAAATGTACTTTTCAATGACAAAAACAGTAATTATCATGTGAACCAATTGATTGCCACAGCTTTCATCTGCACCAATTACCTTAAGTAAATGAATTGGAAGGAAATGCCATCATTTCACATTCTAACTTGAGAGTTTCATCTTGATTTGGAGGTCTTCCCATACTTTGAAGGTAGCAACTAAGAAGACTTTTCAGCTACCAAATAAATTTTGAAGTATTTTAGGAATAAGCACCTTGTATAGCAGAAATGGTTTAACATAGTAGGTGTTGGGATTTTTTGGTTgggtttctttttccttaaactAGAATACTTTTACTTTATTACTCATATAAGCACCATTGTAGGGAAACACATTTGAATGCACCATCAGAAAGTGTTCTAGGGTACAGCACCTTTCAAATTTGTGTTCAAGTTTACTAGGGATACAGTACCTTTTTCTAAATGTCTCCAAAATGTGCTGATGTTTAGTGGTTAGAATTTAGTGTGTTTTGAAAGATATTATCAAATTTCTGAATCAAATCTGTCTTAtactaaaaatctttttcttctaagactctcatttttttatttgtttttttttggggggggtggagggatgcttgccattgattttttttttttttttaatgtaaaacagTCAATCAAAGGGCCAACTATTTCCTTTCAGATTTGATTTGGATGTTGGTATATGTTTTACTTTTAAGATTGGTATATGTTTTACTTTTAAGATAATTGGTACAGgttgttttatatattatgtaagtTCAAAATTATGTAAAGTTCAGTGTGAACTTTAAAAGGGTTCTTCCTTTAAACTTTGAAGTTTTTGTTTAATTTGCTTTTAGACAGATAAGAAATATacacattgtttaaaaaaaaatgtgtgctTAAATTAGCTATACTTTTTGCTTGAAAATTCCAAAATTACATTTCAGTATGGTATTAAGAATTATATATAAGATATGAATAAACTCAGCAGTTTCTGATGTTAAAATGAATTCCCTAAAGGCTATTATGTAAAGTCATCCACTTTCATTCTAGAAATTTGTTGTCTCTAAAAGATGATTCTGTAGTAAGGCTATGTTTCTTCCTTTTAGTGAATTACAGTACAGATAGAGTGAAATTTCACATCACATGATATCTGATAAAACATTAGGCTATCTTAGACATAATGATGAGAAATCCTTAAAATGAGAGTGATCTTCATATTTAACTATGTATTTTTTCAGCTTATGTTTCTAATGGTAAATTTGTCTATCTCAGACATTTGAAAAGTAGTCAATTTTTGCAACATAATGGTATAAGTAGGAAATGTATTCTAGGAAAACATCTcattaaaaatggttttcaagCAGACAATGTAGATTATGTTGCTACAGCAGGATATTTTTATGTTAAAGCAAATAGAAATCCTGAGAAAGATGAATGAACATACTCAGAAGAATATAAACCATTGGATTCTGCATTTGGTAGCTGTAACCATACTTGATCATTTTCTGTAAGATCTATGACGGTACTCCCTGAAGCCTGATCCAAGTATCCTTTTGTATATTCATCATAGGTGTACATTATGGGAGTACCATTCTTATACAGGCCTACCCACACATGATTTCCTTTCACATGTACATGGTAGGAGAAATAATATAGACCTGGTATCCTACAGGTAAAAATTCCAGTTCTTGGATCATAATGCCGTTGCCTGTTATAAATGATTTTGTCAAATGGAATGGGAGCACCTATTGCTGGGTAAGCTTTGGAAAGAATAGCTGTGAAAGCTGACACGGGCATTCCTGTTATACCCTGATTTGCACTTACTAGAGGTGTCCCTGATAGGCTTGGTCTTTGCCCAGCTTTTATAAAGCCCTCTGGCATGACTGTTTGACCTGGTGGGCCTGGAGGCCCTGGGGGCCCTGGAAGTCCAGGCTCTCCATTATGGCCTCTTGGACCTGGCAGTCCTGGTGGGCCCATTGGTCCATTGAGTCCTTTCGTTGCAATCCCAGCTGGGCCAGGCAATCCTGGACTTCCTGGGTCTCCTTTAGTCCCAGGGAATCCTGGGATTCCTGGTGGCCCAATTGGGCCTCTTGTCCCTGGTATTCCTGGAGCTCCCCTAGCACCTGGCTCACCATTGTGTCCTGGTATGCCCTTAGCTCCAACTGCTCCTACAGGGCCTGGTAAACCAGGAGAACCGCCCAATCCAGTGTCCCCTTTTGGTCCTGGTAAACCTGGGTTGCCCTTTGGACCATTGAGACCTGGTTCTCCTGGGTAGCCTGGTTTTCCTTCTAATCCAGGTAGGCCTCTATCTCCCTTGGCCCCTGGGTATCCCACAGGGCCTACTGGTCCTGCCTCTCCTTTAGAACCTGGGATGCCATGGTTACCTGGTATTCCTTTTGGCCCTGGGGGCCCCATGCGTCCTGGGGGTCCATCCAAACCTGGTTCCCCTGGGTGACCTGCTGGCCCTTGTTCCCCTTTGATTCCTGGAGCTCCTGGAAGGCCTTCAGGTCCTCTCTGCCCTTTCATCCCTGGCAAGCCTGGTTTACCAAACCCAGGTGTACCTGGCATACCTGCTATTCCTGGAGCTCCCGGAAGACCTTTGGTTCCAGGTGTCCCTGGCAATCCTGGAGCCCCATTGACTCCTGgctttcctattcctgctgccCCAGGTTCTCCACGAGGACCTTGGGGACCTGGTAGACCAGGTGGGCCTATTTCCCCTGGGAAACCTCTGTCTCCTTTAACACCAGGCTGTCCTGGAAatccattttctccccttttccctactCCAGCAGGCCCTGGAGGCCCCATGGGACCCTGTGGACCTGGATGGCCTCTCTCACCTGGCCTTCCAGGAACTCcatatccattttcccccttctGTCCATTCACACCAGGAATACCTGGTACACCTTTTTCTCCAGGAAGACCCCTTGGTCCTGGAGCCCCTGTTGGTCCCTGTGGTCCTGGTTTGCCTGGAACAGATAGCCCAGCTGGGCCAGGAATTCCAGGAGGTCCTGGTGGGCCTCTTGGCCCTGGTAAACCAGCAGGTCCAACTTCTCCTTTGTCTCCATATGGTCCTCTCTCACCTGGCTTTCCTGGGAGGCCTGGCAAGCCTGGTTTCCCAACTGCGGACAGTCCTGGTGGGCCTGGCATACCCGGTTGTCCTTGAGGCCCTGGGCTTCCATAGCCTGGCTTTCCTGGAGGTCCAGAAGGTCCAGGCTGCCCACGAGGGCCGGTGGGACCAGGTGGTCCAGGAAGACCTTGTTCTCCTCTTATTGGTATGCCTAAAAGACATTACACACGCATacacaaaaaggaaaagttatgatttttgtggggaaaaaaatcacttcccaGTGCTGGAAAAAGATTTTGATGCCATCTAATTATTTATTCAACTTTTACAAATGATCCAAATCTACACCCACAACAACATAAAAATCAACtcattttaaaagtcatataGAGAAGGTGAATTTACAACTCTGGTAGTATATTACAGTATTTTAACAACACAAGAGTACTGTAGATACTTTTAATTCATTACAACTTCTAATGCGCTATGTTGGGATTGTGAAATCCATTCACCTTAACAATTCAGCAAGCATTAAGTGCTGAGTTTGTGAAAATCCTTGTGTTAGGCATTGAGTGTacaaaaatagggggaaaaaaacccaaaagataaatagttcctgtcctcataGTTTACCAGAAATTTAGAGTTCAATGGAAATTGTTCCAATTAGATGttcttaaattttcttcagattatatgtatagatatacctGATtatggggatgtgtgtgtgtgtgtgtgtgtgtataagtgggcatgtatacatgtgtatgtagaCATGAGACTGTAcctatatttatacatgtatagatGCACTAGAAAAACTGAACATATGCAGAGATAGAAATttgaatttaatgatttttttttttgctttaacaaAAGCTATTAGAGTTTTAATGAAAAACTTATTTGTTACAATTTAGAAATGATATTGaaaacaggaactgtcttttgcctttctttgtatcccaagcatTTAACAAACTGCCTGGCCACatagaaatgcttaataaatggttattgccTGAATGACAAACCTATACTGAATGATGTTTAAGTTTATTTAGACATCAGCCTAAatcttctttcattctcaaagctAATAGCAAACCTTATTTTCCCTCTTATTGAGgcagaatcaaaagaaagcaTCATTAGGAAGCTAAAAATGAAAGGGTAATTTTGATGCTCTGTTTAGGACATAAAGAAATTATGCAATTTACTATCTCTGagagaagtcacttaatgtctttaaacctgttttcttatctttaaaatgaggataccTAAAATCTCTTCCATCTTTAAAGCTATGATCCTATGTTCTTAAGCAATCAAATGTGCTTAAATTAGGCTTATTTGGATTTTTACCCAAGTTAGATAAATAttcatatacttctttttttgttgttgttattgttgttttttaaggcCCCACTGCTATCAGGTCTATGAATGCAAAACTTGTGTTGTCCACCTTCAGTGCCTAACATagtattttgtttgtattatGTGTATACAAAAAGCACAAATAAATGAATCAAGGAGCATTCATTGTGACCTGGCATGAAGATTTTCTCAGTAATTGATGAGTTTACCAGTTTCAGGCCTATATTTAGCATATTTAAAAATGCAAGGCAGAATCCATTTTAAGTTCAACCAATGCTGGAGTTATCATTACTAGGATAGCAGAAGTACAAAGATATATACTCCCACAGGCTAGATCAGGAGAATCTTATTTACTAACGAAAGGACAGACCTGTACTTAATTGTGATAATTTAAGAGTGAAAAAAGTAAAGGAGGGATCTGAGTAGAGAGTTCTTTGAGAAatttaaggagagagagaatgcttttcaatggtgagacatcatgaAAGAAGTAGTACCtcaaggtgggatttgaatgaAGACCACCAGGTAAGGacatgaagaagaaaggaagaaaagcacaTTCAAGGCCTAAGAGTTGAACTAAACAAATTTAGACAAGGGAAATGGAATTatgaaaatgggaaatggaaaagcTTATTATTTGGCTAGAATATTGAACATATATGACTAGAAAGAGTAtgataaaaagctaaaaaaaagaaattggatccGTGCCTCAAGGGACCTTTGAATAGCAAGTTCAAGATCTTATACTTTATCCGAAAGGTAGGAGGGaggcaccatttttttttttaatagaataacaaATTGTATGGATTCAGTAATTtagtaaaagaggaaataaatgactgAACTAGAATAGTTGCAGTAGTAGTAGAAGATGCTGGATATAAGAGGTTACTGAAATAGCAGAGATTGCTTTTAGAAGCTGATTGAACAtgaaagataaggaaagataaaaaaattagtttggctCCATTATTTGTGTGATAGAGAGAATCATGGTACCATTAACAAAGTTGTATGTAATGAGGGAAAATTTTAGTTAAGAAGACAGTTAATTCAGTTTATATTAACTTTGAATAATGGTGGAATATATAGAaacaaataatagtaatagctaagattttatgtagtattttgaagttt includes:
- the COL10A1 gene encoding collagen alpha-1(X) chain → MLLQIGILLLISNFAHGGFYAERFQSPTGIKGPPPNSKAQFFIPYTIKSKGIPIRGEQGLPGPPGPTGPRGQPGPSGPPGKPGYGSPGPQGQPGMPGPPGLSAVGKPGLPGLPGKPGERGPYGDKGEVGPAGLPGPRGPPGPPGIPGPAGLSVPGKPGPQGPTGAPGPRGLPGEKGVPGIPGVNGQKGENGYGVPGRPGERGHPGPQGPMGPPGPAGVGKRGENGFPGQPGVKGDRGFPGEIGPPGLPGPQGPRGEPGAAGIGKPGVNGAPGLPGTPGTKGLPGAPGIAGMPGTPGFGKPGLPGMKGQRGPEGLPGAPGIKGEQGPAGHPGEPGLDGPPGRMGPPGPKGIPGNHGIPGSKGEAGPVGPVGYPGAKGDRGLPGLEGKPGYPGEPGLNGPKGNPGLPGPKGDTGLGGSPGLPGPVGAVGAKGIPGHNGEPGARGAPGIPGTRGPIGPPGIPGFPGTKGDPGSPGLPGPAGIATKGLNGPMGPPGLPGPRGHNGEPGLPGPPGPPGPPGQTVMPEGFIKAGQRPSLSGTPLVSANQGITGMPVSAFTAILSKAYPAIGAPIPFDKIIYNRQRHYDPRTGIFTCRIPGLYYFSYHVHVKGNHVWVGLYKNGTPIMYTYDEYTKGYLDQASGSTVIDLTENDQVWLQLPNAESNGLYSSEYVHSSFSGFLFALT